The DNA window AGAATTCTACGGGATGATTATACGATTAATTAATTTTGACATGTCATTTTTTATATGTTACTTATTGAGTTTTATACGATTTGAGACAATTAACAAATTTAGTTTTAATACTAATATTTCTCTTTTTCCTGTAATGtccttaattaataattatttcattAAATATTCTCTCTATATTATAAATagttaaaaacattataaacaaatttataattaatgttgCATTGAGTTTTAAAAGTGACAAGTGAGCaataacattttttaataaacGTGACAAGTAATAAGGAACATGGGAATACTATAATTAtaaagttatttaaatattaattaaatttttaattgatttttttttacaatttaaacACGGCCCTTATTAAAAGAATATCAAATAAAAATTCAACAATACAAAAATCTTCAACTTGAAGATAAAATTTAGTTGCTTAATTCAGTTTTAGTAGATTCATTTTGTCAAGTTATTTCTAAAGTATCTATTCAGATTACACCCCAGTGTTTAATTTTAATcccaaataattttttaattcttttagcatataattaaaataagaaaattaccTTAACAATATAAAATTAGAGTCCTAATTGctaaacatgttttttttatttataattaaaattataaaccctaaaaaatgcATTGGGTTGTGTCCTAGTTGCGTCACGCTTTGCAATTTAAAATGAATTCTTGTCTTGGTAGATAGTTGAGATAGCGTAAATGTGCTTGTGGCGGGCCACAGTGGTGTTTGGGTGACGAGTTGCGGCGTTGTCATCAACCAATGCACTACGATTTGTATGTTTTTATAGTTTTTGTTGACCAAATGACTCTAAATACAAGAAAGATGGGGGATTGTGTTGGTTTAAAATCAAAGTTCCATAATAgaaatttgatttataaaatgtttaaattgattttataaaacaaataaatattaagcAGCACAATATTTAAATAGAGGATATTATAGAGATAAAGAGAAAGAAGTGCAACGGAAAgtaataaagaaaagaaagataaagagataaaagaaaagagaaatgtACCACAAATTTAAACAGGTTCGAGTTAACTACTTGTCCTACTTTTATCCCCAAGAGTTTTCTGTTAAGAGTTCAACTAAGTTGAAATGTGAGATTTTGATAGGTTATGTTACGAAACTTCTTACTACCAACCAAAAAATTTTAACTGGCTTTTCTTATGGACCAACCAGAGTTTTTACCATCAAGTTTTTCATAGACTTAACTCAATATAAACATAGATTTTACCAATCTAATCTCGAGAACTAAACAAAAAATTTCAAGGGTTAATCTTCTATTAAGCTCATGAACCAAAAAAATAACTTCTTACAAAGATACTGTATATTTCAAGAGAAACTTGCATATTTCACAATAATTATAGATATGCTTCTTAGCTTTCCAATGTATGGTCAATATTTTGGCCAAAGTAACTTGCACATTTGACAATCATACCGTCTGAAATGTACCTTTAGTTCATCATAATAGTCTGTAAGTATGCTTCTTAGGTTTCTAACACATGGTCACAAGCTTCAACTAGACAATCATAACTCAAGATATGGTTTGCATAGTGACTAAGGATAAAGTTAAGATTAAACCCAAAATTTACTTCATAAAATCACTAGAATCCAATTAAGAtccaaaatttatatatataaaaaaaaattagacagGTATTATACATGATAAACactaggggtgttcaaatccaaaccaatccaaatTAAAACCGCAAACCGATCTAAAAAAACtgaaaaccgcaaaaaaccgaagTTTATTGGATGTGTTTGGATGCCATTTTGTGAGAACCGCACGGTTCGGATCGGATTTCGGatagatttttcaaaatcgatccaaaccaaaccgaaccgcatatatatgtattttgtacttatttattttttattaatatgatgtgttacataaatttattattatatgataattaattttttatcttatatattagcttaatttaatctatttatttttattatttcaactATAATCGAacattttcattttatattaacttttaatatactatgtgatatatattatatcaaatttatgatttattagtatttttataatattaataaaaatataatttataatttggatATCCAAAAACCGATCCAAATTAAACCGCATTAAATTGGAtcggattggattggatttttttaacatatcatccaaaatcgaaccaaaccgcaaGTAAATTTATTTTTGGATCGGATGAGTTTTTGTCTTAAAACCGATCCAAACcaaaccgcgaacacccctaataaacactcaataataataaaatgttacAAAAATATACCGATAGTAAATATTTATGGTGTATTCAACAACTTCACAAAATATCTTACAATTATACTATGCACAAAACGAGTTTTAAAAATTATCTTTACTACcattgaaagttttattttaaaaaaattaaaagagtatTATTCTCAAATGATCATCAGGTACACTTAACATCGAAATATGTTTGAAAGATTACATCTACTAATCTACAACCAATAAAGTTTTCATAAAATTGtcacaaaaaataaaagaattttagaaaaaagaaaaatagaaagaaaaaccgTCCACAAACCTAAAAGATCAATTGGGCCAGATTCAATTAAACCCAAAAATCCAAAGCCCACAAAAAAGGAGGTGCCATTAGAATTTGAATCCACTTAGGCCACCAATAATATACATACATGGAAACAATGCAATTCAACGAGACAATTTAAAAAAGAGCTATGCTATATGTTGCGAAGAATTTGCTCACGAAATTTTACGAATACGCTTTTATATTACATTTTTGTGAATTTACTTCTTTAATAATTTTCATTTTACAtacttttttttatatgattataatTAGATAGAatggaaataataaaaaagattatGTGTTCTATAAAGATAAACTCCACCGTCATAGCTCATTCTAATTGCTAGCCTATGAAGTACTAAAAGCTAGATCACTTTATCTCATATCTAATACGTAAACATTTTAAATATTGATGATGCATTTGAAAATCACACTTgttctttaaatatttgttttgatatATACATCATTTTGAAAACAGAGATTTTAAAAACAgaggttaattaattaaataatacaagTGATGCATGCATATAATACATTCGTGAGAAATTCGAGATATGTTATTTCGTAACATTAAGCATTTCTCTTTAAAAAACCTTTGTAAGAACAACGGAAAAACAGAGACAGATACAATTACAGCTACAACTAACTCTTCCTTAATTTCTCCGCCCACTTTTCCTCTTATATTCATACTCTTTTTCTTCAACCCTTCATTTCCATTCCTCTTTTTCTTCTCTGATCCAAATGGTTACGCTTTTTCAAGGATTAGGAGCTGTTACTCCTTTATCTCCTTCCAATTCCTCTCGTAGATCCCTCTCAGGTTTGCGTAGATTTAGGGTTTTTTTATTGTTCGGTTCAGTTTCGTGTTTCCGGGTTAGTGTTATTGAccgagaattttgtttgtttcatTTTGTAACTGATTTCAGAGAGTAAAAGTAGCGTTTTTGTTGTCAGATCTGATGCAAAGGCAAACCAGGTTTTGAAGTCAGGCGGTACTACTCGGAAGAGTGAGTTGTTGATTCCTAATGCAGTTGCTGTAAGTTATCTCATCACTCCTATTTCGTTACACTTATTGTTTTTTGAGGTTTGGTTTCCAATTGTGTTTGTAATCAattgtgtttttgttgttttttgtttataGACACAAGGAAGTAGTTCTGTTGCTTCTGCATCTAAACCTGGGTATGTCTTTTCCTACTATCACTTGATGTTGTTTTGTTATGTcaatttaattgtttttgtttttttgacaaGTAAAAATGAGATGAACCTTTTTTGAGGTTTGGTCGTTGTTGTAATGAAATATAGAACCAATTAGTGATATATCACAAGAATAATAGATATCTCTGCTTACTGTATCTTGTAAAATTTGGATAGAAAGCCCTTTAACTGctttcaacaaacaacttaagctGTTGTTGTGGCTGGTTCATGACACGGTAGTATTAGATCATTTGTGAATGTGACTAAGTGGTCATGCATTCAGACTGTTTTCATTTTCTGAGTGAATGGTCATGCCACAGCTTTTGGTGGAATGTTAGATATAAGACCATTCATGTGCTTCTTTACCCTTTAGGCTTTAGCACAGGCACAACATTCCAGGGTAGTTGGTTCATGCATATTCAGTGCTGGCATGTTTTTTCTCTCTTATTGGTAACATTGATTGAATATTTAGGACCGATAACAATGACATTCATCGGATGTTTATTTTTAGGCATGAACTTCTCCTTTTTGAAGCTCTACGCGAAGGTTTGGAGGAAGAAATGGAAAGGGATGCAACTGTTTGTGTCATGGGTGAAGACGTAGGTCATTATGGAGGATCTTACAAAGTGACTAGAAACCTGGCTGAAAAGTTCGGTGATCTCAGAGTTTTGGACACCCCTATTGCTGAGAACGCCTTCACAGGTATGGGCATTGGAGCTGCCATGACTGGTCTTAGGCCAATCATCGAGGGCATGAACATGGGATTTCTACTTCTTGCATTTAACCAAATCTCTAACAACTGTGGCATGCTTCATTACACATCCGGAGGCCAGTTTAAAATTCCAGTTGTCATTCGTGGGCCCGGCGGAGTCGGACGACAACTTGGAGCAGAACACTCGCAGCGGCTGGAGTCTTACTTTCAATCAATCCCTGGTATTCAGATGGTGGCTTGCTCAACACCTTACAACGCCAAGGGCTTGATGAAAGCCGCAATTCGAAGCGACAACCCTGTGATACTTTTCGAGCATGTTTTGCTTTATAACCTCAAGGAAAGAATCCCAGATGAAGAGTATGTATTGTCACTTGAAGAAGCCGAGATGGTTAGGCCCGGAGAGCATGTCACAATACTAACCTATTCAAGGATGAGGTATCATGTCATGCAAGCTGCCAAGACATTGGTGAACAAAGGGTATGACCCTGAAGTCATTGATATCAGGTCTTTGAAACCATTTGATCTTCACACAATTGGAAATTCAATTAAGAAGACGCATCGGGTGCTCATAGTGGAGGAGTGCATGCGAACAGGTGGAATTGGTGCTAGTCTCACAGCTGCCATCACTGAAAATTTCCATGACTATTTGGATGCTCCTATTATATGTTTATCATCTCAGGATGTGCCGACTCCATATGCCGGAACTTTGGAGGAATGGACCGTGGTCCAACCTGCTCAAATTGTGACTGCAGTTGAACAACTCTGCCAGTGATAACTGCCAAAACAAGCTTAGTTGAGATATGGTTTTTCGGTAAATCTTGTGTTTGTTTACTTAAAATAGAGTATTCATCATGATATTTTAATTTCTGAAATCCTTTGCATTTTTTTAGATTCATCAAGTGAGCCCTATAACTGGACAATAATTTTAATGGATGCTGAAGTTGTCTGTTCAaccactattttcacttttttttttgtttttagttcaCTTGTATTGTTGTATGGATGTAACAGGTTATTTTATAGAATTTTGAATACTATGTTCAATCAAATTTTGTATTGTTATGTGTAGCTTTGGTGTCTGTTTGATACCTTGATTTTAGTCTAACGTCATCTTCAAAAACCAAATAAAGTTCAACATCTATCACTATGTTCTATCACTTTGGATTTCAAGCTAACAATTTACTGATTAAACGAAATACTATTAATTACAATGCATCATTGTTGTTGAGTTTGGATTTCCATAGGTGGAATTTACAATATGATGTTCTAGGGACTAACCAAAGGATTGATCGATCAAATGAAGTTATTTTTTCAGCTTATAAACTCTTCATAAGATTTTTAGATCTTTAGCCATGAACAAGATCCCAGCGTTCTAACTTCCCTCAAATTTTTGTTTTACTCCCTTCAACTTTGTACCAATAGTAAAAAAAATGACATTGACATTTCAACTTCCTTTTTTCTCTTCATTGGTCGTTCTTCATGTAGTAGAATCGGACCTACCTTATCGGAGTTCCATATCCAGATCTAGAAGGAGAGAGAGATTCTTCTGGCATCAATACCAACTACAACAAAAGACAATGAACTAATAATGAACAAATGCGGATGAGTAATCTTAATATCAATTGAAGTAAAGACAATTAGAGCTTTGGTACAACATGTTAATTCTCCCTATTAATGTGTTGTTTTTCGAATTAAAGTGGTAGAGAAAACACCAACAAACCATGACACAATGCTCTTTTGATGGTGCCCATGTTTGTTAAAATTCTTCAATTAGCCATCTTTTGCGTTGAATAGAGGAGAAGCACAAGTTTGTATTATCCAATGGTCTCTACTCAGATATGAGACTTGCATTGTCTATTTTGAGGGTTCTATTGTTGTCCTGATGGAAATCATGAGAGCTAGGGTATTTCTTGCTCCACCCTCTCCTCAAAACAAAGGTCTGTGATCCCTTCGTCTTATATTTCGTTTTGTTTtcgtttttctttatttattccaCGTTATTTCTAGCCGTAATGATTGTACCTATGTATCTATGTTGGATCATACTTTTGTACAATATTAATTAACACCGCACATCAATTGGAAAAATAGCTGGAACTGAGTTAGGTATTGATCTATGTAGCACTCAACATATGTGTGTCCGTGTCTGAGAGTCAGTGTCATGTATGTGTTTCTGTTTCATAGATATTAATTGTGATTTGATCCATGTCCGATATGTGTCAATGTCGTGTGTGTCTGTGTTTCATAGATATTAATTGTGATATGATGATGTTATAGAACTTTTTTAAATATTCGAATGAATTCATGTTGTTTAGTCACCGTGTTTTACTCACCTCAGGAAGATGGATTTGATAACTAATGTGAGCGAGTTTGAAGCAATTGCAAAACAAAAATTGCCAAAGATGATTTATGACTACTATGCATCAGGGGCAGAAGACCAATGGACATTGAAAGAGAATCGAAATGCATTCTCAAGGATTCTGTAATCTACTTAGTTTCCTAACAGctgattttgttttatttttatgtgcCAAAGCCTTTGGGTTCTGTTAAATCCCTTATTTCAGTATCTATGTTTACGGAAAACAGGTTCAGGCCGCGAATTCTTAGGGATGTAAGCAAGATAGACTTGACAACAAATGTATTAGGCTTTGATATATCAATGCCTATCATGATTGCTCCTACAGCTATGCAAAAGATGGCTCACCCTGAAGGTATATAATACCATTAAATCCATTGTATCATGTATTTTATTGACAGTACTTTCTTATAGCATAAAGCTATACATTATGCATTCTTCCCATACAGAAACTTCTAAACTGAAACAAATTTTGCAATTTTCGTGTAGGAGAATATGCTACTGCTAGGGCAGCATCAGCTGCTGGCACAATCATGGTGTGATTTCCATCATATTTGTTCTCTAATTTAGTTTTGTTCCCAAACATCGACTGTATTTTTTTCCCTTGTAACTTATATAATTGAATCTCTCTCCAATCCTCCATGCACCAGTTATACATATTACATAATTAGTTTCTTGCTGATTGTTTCATTGACCTTTTTGTTACAGACATTATCCTCGTGGGCTACTTCCAGTGTTGAGGAAGTTGCTTCAACTGGACCTGGCATTCGCTTTTTCCAACTCTACGTGAGTAGATTGCCCTCATTTCTTATTTCATGATTTTTCCCCCCTGTAATGTAATGTGTCTGTCACATGTCTCTCTTGCTGCAATTACACAAGTAATGATctcaattatattgttttataactTAATtcgatgttattttattttattcttttaggTACTTAAAGACAGGAATGTGGTTACTCAGCTTGTGAGAAGAGCTGAATCTTCCGGTTTCAAGGCAATTGCGCTTACAGTAGACACTCCAATTCTTGGTCGTAGGGAAGCTGATATTAAAAACAGGTTGAATATCATTAATTTGAACAATCTTTCTACAAAATTTAACATAGTTCAACATAGTTGAACTGATGAATCTTATGTTTTAAGATGTATATGCCAATGGCTTGTTCTTGTACAGATTTACAATGCCACCACACCTTATCTTGAAAAACTATGAAGGATTGGATCTTGGAAAGCTGGATAAGGTTTGTTTGTGATTAGTATGTATTCAGAAATTAGATAGCTTTTTCCATTCCTGATCGTCGTACTTTTTCAATTTTCGGTTTGAAATCAATCATTTAGAAGACTAATGATTCTGGTCTAGCCTCTTATGTTGCTGGCCAAGATGACCGGTCACTCAACTGGAAGGTAACTTACATCTTTCACATATGCATGTTAGATTTCCTTGTCTGTGACAATATTGTATATGGAAGTAATTAATACTACGGTCAACCTTATTGCAGGATGTGAAATGGCTTCAAACAATCACCTCATTGCCAATTTTAGTGAAGGGTGTAATTACATCTGAAGATAGTAAGCTTCTTACAGTAACAACTATATTCTGATGCTATgctttcttcctccatttcatctTTGTTCTTATCACTCTTGAATTTAATTCAGTAATTCTATTCTAATAATGTAGCAAAGTTAGCTATACAAGCGGGAGTTTCTGGAATCATTGTTTCCAATCACGGTGCTCGCCAACTTGACTATGTGCCTGCAACTTATGGCTTTAGAAGAGGTACAAGtttgtttccttttcttttttttgtccTGGTTTCCCAACTTTGTTAACATATTGCAAATATTGTTGTTATTAGTTTCCCAGCTTTGTTAATCTCTTAGTGATATGTGGAAATACTACTTTATTACAGTCACATTATACTCCCAACTCTTGCATGTATTTTACTAAGGTTTTTTTGTTGCTTGCTTTGAATAGGTTGTGAAAGCAGCAGGCGGAAAAATTCCGGTTTTTCTGGATGGCGGAGTCCGTAGAGGGACAGATGTTTTTAAAGCATTGGCCCTTGGAGCATCCGGTGTATTTGTAAGTATATGATTCTTTTACAACCATGATAGAAAAATTAAACATCAATTAGAGATATAAAATTTTACAAATGACCTTTCTTCCATAATGACACATATACCAGATTGGAAGACCTGTGGTATTCTCATTGGCTGCTGATGGCGAAGCTGGTGTAAGGAAAGTACTTGAGATTCTTCATGACGAGTTTCAGCTAACTATGGCGTTATGTGGTTGTCGCTCACTCAAGGAGATAACTCGTGATCATGTTGTCACAGAGTGGGACCGCCCAAGAATTGATCCTAGGTTATAAAATGACAGAACACCATGCTGGAGCTTCTGATAATAATAGGAATATTTTAGAGTATCATTTGTTCTTATCTCATTCTTCAATGGAAAACTTAGTTTTGCATTATAAGCCATGCGTGATCCATAAGAAACTGCTACTTTCAATAATAATTATGAACTCCTTTTCAAAATGCATTTAGACTTGCGTTATTTGTAGTTATTCCTCTTTTATCCATGTCTTTTTTGTTAAACAGTATAAAATATCTCTGGGTCAAGTAAATAGAAATACACATTCCTAAAAGAAACATGAGATGGTTGTTGCAAATATAATTATATGCAGAGGCTTCTGGGCAGCAATGTAACAACTCCAAGAAAAAAATTTATACTGATTCAATATCTCATGCTAGATTGGCAAATCTCTCTGTTCCCTTGGGAATTAGTCCTGGTGCAATCCCTTTCACTTGGATTGGTAGCCCTTTGGTTGAGAGCTTGGTGACACCTAGATTCACTCATCACTAGCTCAATGCAGATGTGGTTGATATAGTGAATAAAGGTACATGGTTTATCCCTGGTGTCATCAGAGAGAGATGTTAACCTTGTGGAGCAGATTAATAATGGAGAAACTCCTATGATGGTTACTTGTCAGCCAAGAAAGCTTTCCTACTCTTAAAATCAGCTGCTCTTTTGTTGCCTTGGTCTATATTGATATGGTGCAGGTCCATTCCTCCATCTCATTCTTTTGTCCTAAGGAGATTGATGCATAGGAGGATCCTCACTGATGAAAACTTGTGGAGTAGAGGATGGATCATTGTCTCTGGTTGTGTTCTATGTTATACTGATTATGAATCATCTCAGCACTTGTTTCTCCACCGCTTCTTTGCTAATTTTCTATGGTCTTAGTTTGGAATTTTAATCAACCTTAATATGAATCATCTCAACCACTTGATCGATGGGAGTTTAACCACATGAACTCCTCTTTGCATGGTCATTCCTTTTGGCTCCACTGATGCCAAAAATTAGAAGTAACGTCAAGGCGAAAGATATCAAGGAGTTCTAAACAAAAATCATCCTTCCCTTGTCCTTGTGCTACATTACAGCGAACTAGCTTTTGCATCAGACATATATGATCAGAGTAGAACCAAAATTATACTTGGATTATTGATGTTGGGTTCCTGATGTGGTGTTGCATGTCTTTGATGTGGCGGATCTCGAGAGATAGATCTACGATGTTAGCTCTACAACCCTTAAGTCAGTTAATTAgtccaaaaaataataaaataaaatatgaaaagtaTGAGTCTACCTTAGTCTTATGACaaagtttatattttttaatttgtgtgCAAAAAACTTAAACGAcactctttttttttaatcaaagaaaacaaaagagaacAAGACGATCGCAAGGATCCAGCCCTCAAAAGAAGACAAAATAAACTAAAGGATCATCATGTGTCCTAAGTTTCTTATTATACCACCCCCATTAACAATCATATCTACGATGTCTGCAATTTTATTCTTATCTACAACATTATCGTAACAAATATCATCGCGGTATCGCCAAATGCCATATATTGTCTATGTAGCAGCGTAGCTAGTTTCAAGACAGAAGCTCTCCACCCTTTACCTTTGGTACTATTACTCAACCATATCAATTCCTCATCCTAAGGGTGCTGGTATGATTAACTTGAATCCATTCTAGGACTTTTACCCAAATGTTTCTTGTATCAGGGCATACAAACAGCAGTCAATTAATAGATTCATCAGCTTTTGCACAGATACAACATTTATTATCAGAGATTATACCTAGTCGGTAGAGTCGTTGTCTCGTAGCCAATCTATCATGGCAAGCAAGCCACATAGTCATCAAAGCCCTCGGTCTAGAATCATTAAAACTGAATAAAATTTTCCAAATCACTGGCGGGTGTCTTTACACATCAGTTTGTATACATCTTTCATCTTGAACTTATCACTATTCATCATTTGTTCCCAAACTTGTCGGATATCGTCCAGAAGGACCCTTTGCTTGAGTATGGTCTTCATAATCCAGGAGTTATGACTTTTGATACCCACATCCATCAGGTTCATGTGTCTTAGATAATAAGCATGGACTCATTTAACTCGTAAATTCTCGGACTTACCACTGAGATTCCACAATGATTTCAGCATAGTCATTTTATTCCAAATTTTAAGATCAATGATATCTAGCCCTCCATAGTCCCTAGGTTTACACGCCTTATCCCAGGCAACCAGACTTTTCCTACTGATATCATATCCACCTGTCCATGGGAATGATCTACGGATAACTTCAATTTTGTGAATAACAAACTTAGGAATAGGAAAACATTGCATCCAATAGGTCGTAACCGTAAAATTAACACTTTTAATAAGTTACACTCGCCCTGCATAACTAAGAAGTTTAGTATTGCATTGCTTAATTCTACTCACAATCTTATCAATCGAAGACATGTAATGGTGAACGAATAGTTTCTTACAGGTCAAAGGAACTTACTGATACTTAAAGGGGAGAGGTCCCTCTTCAAAGGTAGTAAGATTCATAATATCCTGCCTAGTGCTCATATTCACTCCACCAAAATAAATTCTACATTTCGCCGGGATAAGCTTAAGGCCAGTGGATGCAGAGAAAACGGTAAAAACTCTCATCATAAAATCAACCAACATATAATCTTCTCTCGAGAACAAAATAGAAGGGGAGAAATAGAATCTCCTTGTCTGAGACCCCGCTTAGCCTGAAAAACGACACTCATTTTAAAACAGGAAAATTCTTGTTTTTATaagattaatttaataaaaatataatattttatgataGAATTATTACATTTTTAATATGTGTACAACAACTTTAAACCActctcatttaaaaaaaaaaaaacttataaagaaattccttaataatatttttttggaaGGAAACTGACCATTATAATTAAAGACAAATAAagaaatacattttatttttttacataaaatatataatttgtcataaaaaaaataaaaaaatttaagtgttCATAACTATCATTCATgattcatgatgatgatgatga is part of the Vicia villosa cultivar HV-30 ecotype Madison, WI linkage group LG2, Vvil1.0, whole genome shotgun sequence genome and encodes:
- the LOC131652213 gene encoding pyruvate dehydrogenase E1 component subunit beta-3, chloroplastic-like, with the protein product MVTLFQGLGAVTPLSPSNSSRRSLSESKSSVFVVRSDAKANQVLKSGGTTRKSELLIPNAVATQGSSSVASASKPGHELLLFEALREGLEEEMERDATVCVMGEDVGHYGGSYKVTRNLAEKFGDLRVLDTPIAENAFTGMGIGAAMTGLRPIIEGMNMGFLLLAFNQISNNCGMLHYTSGGQFKIPVVIRGPGGVGRQLGAEHSQRLESYFQSIPGIQMVACSTPYNAKGLMKAAIRSDNPVILFEHVLLYNLKERIPDEEYVLSLEEAEMVRPGEHVTILTYSRMRYHVMQAAKTLVNKGYDPEVIDIRSLKPFDLHTIGNSIKKTHRVLIVEECMRTGGIGASLTAAITENFHDYLDAPIICLSSQDVPTPYAGTLEEWTVVQPAQIVTAVEQLCQ